From the Halorubellus sp. JP-L1 genome, one window contains:
- a CDS encoding formate/nitrite transporter family protein, with protein MSDVPDPGEIFDRAVEEGERRLDQSLLELVSTSFIAGFTVVFGIIALGIVEGIVHPVSSELAKLAGALAFGPGLVFLVVGRTELFNENFFDPIAASFDDDSWRVGAIARLWAVTFVLNLLGGFVLVGVLSVDGALPSGSAEALVRFAEEAVRRPDVVEFVRAFVGGALVALLSFLLATTSETSSRIALSYVVGVFLALGPFDHVVVTVLHVAIGFVLGANVAPGSLAETTAVVTAGNLVGGVGLVTLTHVGQGIGARESED; from the coding sequence GTGAGCGACGTTCCCGATCCAGGCGAGATCTTCGACCGTGCGGTCGAGGAGGGCGAGCGCCGCCTCGACCAGTCGCTGCTGGAGCTCGTCTCGACGTCGTTCATCGCGGGGTTCACAGTCGTATTCGGAATCATTGCGCTCGGCATCGTCGAGGGCATCGTCCACCCGGTGTCGAGCGAGCTGGCGAAGCTCGCCGGCGCACTCGCGTTCGGGCCCGGCCTCGTCTTCCTCGTCGTCGGGCGGACGGAGCTGTTCAACGAGAACTTCTTCGACCCCATCGCGGCCTCGTTCGACGACGACTCCTGGCGGGTGGGAGCGATCGCGCGACTGTGGGCGGTGACGTTCGTCCTCAACCTCCTCGGTGGCTTCGTGCTCGTAGGCGTGCTCTCCGTCGACGGCGCGCTTCCCTCGGGGAGCGCGGAGGCGCTCGTCCGGTTCGCCGAGGAGGCCGTGCGGCGGCCGGACGTCGTCGAGTTCGTCCGAGCGTTCGTCGGCGGGGCGCTCGTCGCCCTGCTGTCGTTCCTCCTGGCCACCACCAGCGAGACGTCCAGTCGCATCGCGCTCTCGTACGTCGTCGGCGTCTTCCTCGCGCTCGGTCCGTTCGACCACGTCGTCGTCACCGTCCTCCACGTCGCCATCGGGTTCGTCCTCGGTGCGAACGTCGCCCCGGGGTCGCTCGCGGAGACGACCGCGGTCGTCACCGCGGGGAACCTCGTCGGCGGCGTCGGGCTCGTCACGCTCACGCACGTCGGTCAGGGCATCGGCGCACGCGAATCCGAAGACTGA
- a CDS encoding DUF1328 domain-containing protein: MALSQTVLSGVPLVPLQFGGDLIWLAIVFLVLALVAGIVGASGVAGLSMDIAKWLVIIFIVLAVLTFLF; this comes from the coding sequence ATGGCGCTTTCCCAGACAGTGCTCAGCGGAGTTCCACTCGTACCGCTACAGTTCGGCGGAGACCTCATCTGGCTCGCGATCGTGTTCCTGGTCCTCGCGCTGGTCGCGGGGATCGTCGGAGCCAGCGGCGTCGCGGGGCTGAGTATGGACATCGCCAAGTGGCTCGTCATCATATTCATCGTCCTCGCCGTCCTCACGTTCCTGTTCTGA
- a CDS encoding phosphatase PAP2 family protein, protein MNLYQLLGPEASEFVRELVPAWLLPLLAVVTELGNPGLLMAVFVLDYWFGDHRRGAHAFGIAVAGFALITALKYYFLAPRPPSEVAFVATGGYSFPSGHATSAAIGYGILAYDGEIGEAWQRYGLAGALVAIVAFSRVALGVHFVRDVVAGVAVGLAFVALAVAATKHDPLRAFVAAVAVAVAAVVVSGASQDGVVTVGLAVGAVVSWPVLRPIPEIARRRNRAVLGVLVLPLVLGVGYLSTLEATGSLLAFGLSALLGATILAIPEAASFYEMRRRDGIESGDASA, encoded by the coding sequence GTGAACCTGTACCAGCTCCTCGGGCCCGAGGCGAGCGAGTTCGTACGCGAGCTCGTCCCCGCGTGGCTGCTACCCCTCCTCGCCGTCGTCACGGAACTGGGCAATCCCGGGCTACTGATGGCGGTGTTCGTCCTCGACTACTGGTTCGGCGACCACCGGCGCGGAGCGCACGCGTTCGGGATCGCCGTCGCCGGGTTCGCGCTCATCACCGCGCTCAAGTACTACTTCCTCGCGCCGCGCCCGCCGTCGGAGGTCGCCTTCGTCGCGACGGGCGGCTACAGCTTCCCGAGCGGGCACGCAACGTCCGCCGCGATCGGGTACGGGATCCTCGCCTACGACGGCGAGATCGGCGAGGCCTGGCAGCGGTACGGGCTCGCGGGCGCGCTCGTCGCTATCGTCGCGTTCTCGCGGGTCGCCCTCGGCGTGCACTTCGTCCGCGACGTCGTCGCCGGCGTCGCCGTCGGTCTCGCGTTCGTCGCGCTCGCGGTCGCCGCCACGAAGCACGACCCCCTCCGCGCGTTCGTCGCCGCGGTCGCCGTCGCGGTGGCGGCCGTCGTCGTCAGCGGCGCCAGTCAGGACGGCGTCGTCACGGTCGGCCTCGCCGTCGGCGCCGTCGTCTCCTGGCCGGTGCTCCGTCCCATCCCAGAGATAGCGCGCCGCCGGAACCGCGCCGTCCTCGGCGTCCTCGTCCTCCCGCTCGTCCTCGGTGTCGGCTACCTGTCGACGCTCGAAGCCACCGGCTCCCTGCTCGCGTTCGGCCTGAGCGCCCTGCTCGGCGCCACCATCCTCGCCATCCCAGAAGCAGCGAGTTTCTACGAGATGCGACGCCGCGACGGCATCGAGTCGGGCGACGCGAGTGCGTGA